One window from the genome of Desulfobacterales bacterium encodes:
- the flgG gene encoding flagellar basal-body rod protein FlgG gives MIRSLWTSATGMQAQELNIDVIANNLANVNTSGFKKSRAEFQDLLYESLRPAGAASSADTTVPTGIQLGHGTRPAAVQKMFGQGDFQNTGNELDWAIEGDGFFQIELPDGDTGYSRSGEFKLDADGRIVNPDGFPLIPEMTVPTDTISISVGLDGTVSVIQAGDATPTEIGTVQLARFVNPAGLRSLGKNLYSPTNGSGDEIIGTPGDNGFGTLAQGFLEMSNVSVVDEMVNMITAQRAYETNSKVITTADDMLQLANNLKR, from the coding sequence GATACGCAGTTTGTGGACATCAGCCACCGGCATGCAAGCCCAAGAGCTGAATATAGATGTCATTGCCAATAACTTGGCCAATGTCAATACATCCGGTTTCAAAAAGAGCCGAGCTGAATTTCAGGATCTCCTATATGAGAGTCTGCGACCTGCCGGAGCAGCTTCTTCGGCTGATACCACAGTGCCGACCGGTATTCAGCTGGGGCATGGTACCCGTCCTGCAGCCGTGCAGAAGATGTTTGGCCAGGGCGACTTCCAGAACACCGGCAATGAGCTCGATTGGGCCATTGAAGGGGATGGGTTTTTCCAAATTGAACTGCCAGACGGTGACACCGGGTACTCGCGATCCGGCGAATTCAAGCTGGATGCCGATGGTCGCATCGTCAATCCGGACGGATTCCCGTTGATTCCGGAAATGACAGTGCCCACTGACACCATCTCGATTTCAGTGGGCCTGGATGGTACCGTTTCCGTCATTCAGGCGGGTGATGCGACCCCAACCGAAATCGGTACCGTTCAGTTGGCGCGCTTCGTTAATCCGGCCGGATTGAGAAGTCTGGGAAAAAACCTGTACTCGCCGACCAATGGCTCTGGAGATGAAATTATTGGCACGCCCGGCGACAATGGTTTTGGTACGCTGGCCCAGGGCTTTTTAGAAATGTCCAATGTCAGTGTGGTGGATGAAATGGTCAATATGATTACCGCCCAAAGGGCCTATGAAACCAACAGCAAGGTCATTACCACCGCCGATGACATGCTA